TTACCACcaatatgaaaatgtttaaaataaatggcCATAACACACTTCCTATCTAGTCCCTCATTTTAATTCACTAAGTGGGTAGTTAAGTTTGGTCAAATGTCCTCACCTTCTCTGAGTAGATTTCTCCAGCacctttttctcttaagattttatttatttatttgacagagagagagagggaacacaagcagggggaatgtgagagggagaagcaggtttcccactaaGAAGGGAGCCCAAGAGGGGTTCAACCCCAGGGTGtgagtggagagggagggaggcccatatcatgacctgaggggaaggcagctgcttaaggacTGAGATTTAAGGTGCCCCTCCAGTACCTTTTTTACCTATAGCTTATATTAGAAATGACTGCTGAATATTAACAAAGGCCTTTTTAGTATCTACTTATctgagaatataatttttttctttaatttgccAATATGAATTATGCTAATAGACTTTCTAATTTCTTGTAAATTCCTGGAATAAATGCTACTTGGTCAGTGGCGTAACTACTCACATGATACACTGCTGGATTCTACATGCTAATATGTACTTATAATTTTCACATCTACATTTACAAGTGAGAATGTCTATAATCCCATATGCTTTTTTGTCACTGTTTATGAGATTTGGGGTATTAAAGCTATGTAGAAGTcataaagtaaaaaagtaaatttcatcTTTTCCTACGGCCcagaataatttaaataacaaaggTGTAATGTGTTTGAAAGTAACAACAGCTggtattaatgaatattttattagcTGTAAACACTCACATTATTGACTCACGCATTGACTCACATTAAGTGACATGCATTGACTCACATTAAGTAACAATTCAGCTGTGAATCCACCCTGTCTTGGTCTTTCTTTCAATAGCAATTCACCTTTCCAATTTCTTCTACGTTAATCTCCAAGTTTTCTACTTTTGCAGAAAGTCAATTTGgcttatttgtattttgaaaaaacaacaactacaCAAAACATCCATTTGTTAGTTTCAGGTTTGTTTATACAATGCTGCATGTGGATTTATATACCATCTTTCATCCTAATACCTCCTTTCTTCCTAATCTCAATTCTAATTGTTCTCCACTTACCTCCTTAATCAGACCCAAAAGGACTTTCTCTATGATCTGGACTTTACACAGACCCAAGTTTATGgacttattcatttctttttctttagttttaatgtttacattccttgtttcctttttctaactttcttctggtttccttgttattttttaaatttctttaaaatgtgcacTAAGTTTCTGGGCCAGTCAATaagtttattatttcttatagcaAAACCTTCCCTTTAAACACAGCTTTGTGATGCTAACAATCAACTGAAACACATGAACTCTAATTGAATCCTGGATCAGAATCAgtttgttaattaaaataaacacactctaaatttttttttttttttgtaattgggAAAATTTTGTATGGGCAATATATTAGGTGACATTATTGAActactgtttattttcttaaaagtgatGTTGTACTACCACTATGCAGTAGACTATCATTTTTGGGAAATGCATACTGAACTGTTTAGGCATAAATGTTATGAcctctgcatttttaaatgatttatggGCTAAACTATGTCTCCTCaaaaattcataggttgaagccCAACCACAGTATCTCAGAATACCACTATTTGGGAGATaggacctttaaagaggtaattaagttaaaatgaggccattatgGTAGACTTTGGCatctgactggtatccttataaaaagagattaGATTACAGGAAGAGACATCAGGGGCACACCCACATAAGGGCAGCCAAGTAGACAgcaacaaggggcacctgggtggctcagtcagttaagcatccaactcttggtttcagttcaggtcatgatctcaggtccgtggactgagccccacatccttcctatcaggctctctgctcattggggagtctgcctgagaatCCTCTAGCTctgccctcaccccccaccctgacccctgccccctcaaaaaaataaaacttaaaaaaagaagcagcaacaAGGTAGCCATCTGCAAGTcaagaagagaggcctcagaggaaaccaaacttgccagtaccttgatcttgaacttccagcctccagaaccatgagaaaatcaACTTCTGTTCTTTAAATAAGTCaaccagtctatggtattttgctaTGGCAACCCCAGAAAGCTAATGCAAACAgctctgagaaaaaaatgataaatacaaagagagaaagcaaaaatagcaAAAGCTTAATGTTGCTTATTTCATTCTACGATTCTTtcaaatttatgtaaatttaaaactttccaaaataaaaagcatcccaAAACTCTGGGCATTTTTTTATCATCACAATAGTCAAATTTTATGTACCTATATAAAATGAACCACCTTACTATCTCATTTGTGAAGTGAGACAATTATCAATCTGACATTAATAGATACTAGAAGAATTTCAAGTGTTCTAAACCACTAACATAATACCTGGTAGAGTAAGTACTTAATAATGAGTATCACTAGTAGTAAATTCAAATTCCAAATGGGAGATGTGATTCTGCTTCAAGTTGGCATCACTGTTGTCATACATGTATGAGTAGTAGTTTAAGAAAATCACCTTAATCCTGAAAGCAATTAACTGTACTCTCATATATTCCAAAAGGACCAATCATTACAAGTAAACAAATCAATTCtgttaaatcattttatataaatacaacagaaaaacaaTCACATTCTTGGGGTAAGAAATCATGGaaggaacaacaaagaaaatctgaaatggaaatgaaagtttTTAACTTACTGACTGATTAAATCGGATCCCATCTTAGCGCCATCATCTGCTTCCTCTTCCATATCAGAGTCCATACCATTGTcaccttataaataaaataaactattgaaaGCAGGCTTATAAAATGTCAGAACAATTTAATAACTACACAAATTGCCATCTATAATAAAGTGACACAGATTCAAGAACTTAATAGTTGTTGAAAGTGacatttttaattgcttatatttaaaatgagttctttcagggtgcctgggtggctccattcttaagtgtctgccttcagctcaggtcatggctccagggtcctgggatcaagctccacatcgggctccctactcagtgcggaccatgcttctccctctcccactccccctacttgtattccctcatttgctgtgtctctctctctgaaataaataaaatcttaaaaaaaaaaaaaattggttctttCAATGCCTTATTAGGTATTTCTCACTGCCTTCCTGTTATCTatgtcataaatatatacatacacacacacacaaaaaacatgtGTGTCTATATGTACTTATGGGCTACAACCAAATGTGTACAATTATTAGCAAAGTTATAAATTCCAttaaaccattttattatttttttttaaagattttaagtaatttctacacccatgtggggctcaaattcacagccctgagatcaagagtcatgctcTACCAAGTGAACCAGCCAAGCGTGCACATTaaaacattttgcatttaaaaaagatatatctgGAAATCTAAAATCTCCCatttttttgcttcttctctTGTAATGCTAATGCTATAATCCTTGTACAGttccgaaagaaaaaaaaaaaagtctgaaaatctaaaattctggggtgcctcagtggctcagacggttaagcgtctgcctttggctcaggtcatgatctccaggtcctaggatcaagtcccacatcagggtcctggctcagcagggagtatgcttctccctctccctccacctctccccctgctcatgctttctctctgcctcttatcaaatgaataaaaaaacacaatttaaaaaaagaaaatctaaaattctaCAGGTAGTAGCATCACAAAGGAGAGTTCTACTTTAGGCAGAGATAAATGTAGGCAAATTGCAAAAATTCTTCCAACTCCACAGCCAGGTCTTATTAGAGCAAAAGCAGTATGCAATGGGCAATTAAAAGCAATAGTAATGtaaagcagaaaatagaaaattatttttagaagagcCATCTCAATAATTAATGCTTTTTTACAGCATTTgggtaaaattttttatttcatttttattgtatacaAACTTATGCTCTTACCTTTGATTATATTTagtttgagaaaatgaaatacacatcAAAAAGTCTATTCTTGAAATGTTATTCAACTAAGTAAGCTTTATTTCACAGcacaaagagaagtaaaattacTCAATGACTACCCAGTAACGAAATTaataatcaagaaaacaaagagtaacTTAGGACTTATGCTAGATATATGTTAAACAATAAGTTACCAGAGTTTAGAAATACGTATTCTTACCCTCAAGaatcttcaagatttttttttcagataggaGCTCTAACTGTTCTTGGCagagttttttaatttcttctattgAACAGTTCTAAaggaaatgacattaaaaaaatacactcatGTAATATAGTGCCAAAGTAAACTAGAAAACAGCAATCCTAAAAAAAGTCTGGTTAGCAAactcttaaaataagacaaattaaaaGCCACATAAATCTTTCCATGAGATAGTATCTGAAAAACTGTCAGTAACACGTAATTGTTGTAATTTATAGACATTTGATGAGAATAAAGTATCATATTTATTATGAAAGAACTAAAGAGAAGTGAGGTGCCCAGATATTCTTAACAGCAGCCTATTTGTTAGGTAATTCCTCTAAAGATTTAAATACTCAAGTGCTGGCTTTATACATCTTAGATCTTCCACACCCTATTTCCATTAGaataccataaataaataaatgcaaacatttgTGAATGTAAGCTTCTACCAACCAATACTGTATTGGTTACATAGCAGAATATTATTTCTTAAGACACCAGAGTCATTATATctctaatttttgttattaaaatgtcCTGCATTTAATAGAATTATTTCTAAAAGGCTAATAAGTTCCTTACCTAAACACAGTATACTGCTCCATTTTCTCTTGGCAAACTTAAATACACAGGGCTTTTATACTCTCTAAGAtcccattttttaatcttttgaagtAGCTTGAGTTGAAAACTTCCAATTATGATTTACATGAAGTAAAATGATTACTATAAAAAAGAtgtttgtaggggcacctgggtggctcagtgggttaaagcctctgccttcagctcaggttgcgatctcagggtcctgggatcaagccccacatagggctctctgctcagcagggagcctgcttcccccctctctctgcctgcctctctgcctgtttgtgatctctgtctgtcaaataaataaataaataatcatttaaaaaataaaaggtgtttgtatatttctatatatgtgtataatccAGTAATATATGTAATGAAGTACCTTTAACACATCAGGAAGCATCTTCTGTAACTTTTTCTCACCTATGATACAGAAACACTGctgaagcatttcttttttgtctgataTATAGAAACTAACTGGCTTTAATGACACAGTCAAGTCCAGTCCACCTTCTTCAAGGTCACTGTGCTCTGCCAAGAATAATTCTTTTTCCAAAGTTGGCAAAAGGTATTTGGTATCCTAAaattaaaagagacaaagaacCATTAAATAAAGGAGTGTGTATATGATGTCACACATTTACATTTAGTAATTACTACATTAAACATTTCCAAATTCTTTGTTTGCATAAATAAAGCCagtaaaaagtatatttaattgtTCAGTATTTTTTGATCTTACTGTCCCTACTACAATTAATCCGGTcaactgatacaaagtgaagagATGATCTCAGGACACTCAAGtgaaaatatactaaatattaaaaaaaaaaaaaaaaggaaatatactcAGTATTGAGTGACTGTCTACAATTTTAGACTGCTGAACTATTAGGGTAATCCTCTAGCATGTCACTCAACCCAAAACTTTATGCATGCATTGTTTGCTTctgaaattcataaaaaataGGATGGCATCAAAAATGCTAAAAACCACAATTAAGAAATATTACTTCTTTCTAGGAGCTACACACATTGTTAATACTGCTATGTAATTTAATCATATTCAAAGTAGCCAAGTCATTTAAGACATTTCTGTCAATTTGACCTCTTATCTCCCAAATATATCCAGTCTCTCTAAATCTACTGCTATAATCCTGGTCCAAGGTGCCATCATCTTTTGCCTAGATTACCTCAACAGCTACTTAACTGGATGTCTTGCATCTAATCTGAGGTCTCTCCAATCTGTTTTGCATACTGTTCCTAGAATAGattctataaaatatacatatacccaTCCTCTTTATTTATAACTTCTCGATGACTCTGCACTGATCTTAGGGTAATAAAGCCTATCAGAGCCAACATGTTCATTGCTTGTGCTACAAACACAACAACCTTCTTTGAATTACTCAAATATAACCTGTTCTTCCTTCACCTCATTCAGACAGGGCTTATGTATGTATCACTCTGCCTAAAACGGCCTTTCCTCCCCACATCCCCCTAGCACTATACtcctaaaattaacaaattcagATATCAATTCAAAAGTCATCTCTTCAAGAAAAATCTTCCCTGACTATACAGTTGAAGCAggtttctttattatattttctaatagaGTTGTTTTAAAAGTGgcttaaaaacacacaaattttaaagaatactaTGACAATTAGGCTGAAAAAGTAAAGGTTAGATCCCATTTTAATGTTTCACAAAGTAAGtagtgaggatatagagaaactgGACATCTCACACACTGCTATTAGGAATAGAAAGTGGTACAGCTGCTTTGAAAAAAGTTTgacagttccttaaaaagttatatGCCCCAGGAATTCCATTCCTAGATATGCATCCAAGAGAAATGTAACCACACACCtgcacaaaaacctgtacacaaatattcGTAgcgttattcataatagctaaaagatggcaacaatccaaatgtccatcaagtgaCAAATGGAAAAACCAATTGTGGTATAGCCATACATTGAAATattattccattcatataaaatgTCCTGAGCAGGGAAATCCATAAATCTACACAGACAAGAAGTAGTGACTGCCAAAGGAGTGAGTACTGCAGATGATAAATGAAAGGTACACactgggtttcttttgggggtgatggaaataaaACTAACTATAGTGATTGTTGAACAACTCCATTAATATGCTCAAAACCAGTGAACTGTATATTTGAAACaagtgaattgtatggtatatgaattacaACTCTACAAAGCTGTTACCAAAAACAGTATCAATAATAAGAGGAAACACAATATACACCAGATGTAATGGCACTCTCAGAATTCTGAGATGCTGGGgagccgggtggctcagtgggttaagcctctgccttcggctcaggtcatgatcttagggtcctaggattgagccccacattgggctttctgctcagcggggagcctgctttccccctccctgcctgctgctctgcctacttggaatctctctctctctgtcaaacaagtaaattaaatctttaaaaaaaaaagaattttgagttGTTATCTATATGCCTAATACAACAAcgtctttttttcttcacaatttaGAACTAGGGTTTAGTTCTGCATGAAAAtactaatattattaattaatttaaaaaaatttaaaaaccctacCAGACCCACTGAGCGATAAACTCCAATAGTCCAGTTCtaataaatctttaggaaaaagatgaaaactaTTCTGGAACACATCCCCAAAATGCAAAACTTTCCAAATCAATCCATaatcttgataccaaaaccagacaggaTAACTACAAAAACTGTAAGCTGATTTAATTTAGGAACATAGACACAAAGTAAGAATACTGAATTCCAGCTGAGTACAGTAACCAAACCAATAAACCAAACAGGGTCTATCCCAAGACTGCAAAACAGTTCAACATGAGTTAATTTACtaagttattaaaaattacattttcagatcaaaggaggaaaattatgtgatcatctcaacagaaTGCCATAAAAGCATCTGATAAAACTCTACAACCCTCAGTGAACTAGGAATTGAAGAAAATGTCCTTAACTTGATCAAAAGAATCTTTCATGATCTTTGACAAATGTACTTTTGGATGGAACATTAGAAGTgttcccaattaaaaaaacaaatgagaaaaaaatgcctaTCACTGCCTCTGTTCAACACTACACTAAAAGTCTTCATTAATGTAAAAGTACAAAAAACAAGAAGTATtagcaatgaaaaaaagagacaaaatcccGTTTGTACAAATTTCtgagccaaattttttttttttaaagattttatttatttgacagagagaaatcacaagtaagcagagaggcaggcagagagagaggaggaagcaggctccctgctgagcagaaagcccgatgtggggctcgaacccaggacctgggatcatgacctgagccgaaggcagcggcttaacccactgagccacccaggcgcccctctgagcCAAATTTTAAACTAGTAATTAATAATGTGGCTAAAtacaagaaaatacataaaaataaatggttttctaaaaaaaaaaaaaaaatggttttccatGCTTCCACAGCTCCCAATTTAAAGgtgtaatctttaaaaatactagaagaaaacaaaaactagttTTAGGATAGGTTGGGAGTATGGAAAGATCTTTCTAATCATACACAATTCAGAAGGCAAAGGATAATATTATTAATCTTGaccacagagaaattaaaaacttcagtaCACCATAGGCAAAGTTACGTAACATTTGCAATATACCTTACACAGAGGGTAAGAACACAGACCTTAAATAGATCAGAACTTACTAGTAAAAAGctcaaaataaccaaaaagaaaaatggccagAGAATATATTTATGCAACTTACATGCGGAGGAATcaaatggcaaataaaaacattaaaatgttcaaTCTCACTATTAATCAggaatatataaatcaaaacaaatgaaatattaatttcacCCATTAAGCTgacaaatttttcaaaaatggataTAGTGAGTATTTGCAGAAATTGGTATTCTTTTGTAATGTTCAGTCTATACATCAGTAAAATCTGTTTTGGAAAGTATTTGGTGGTACCTACcaaatctttttaaatgcataaactttgacccagcaatttcacttctaagaTTCTATCCTAAAGTATTTGTTGCCAATATATACGTGCAAGGGTTCGTTTTCACATTATCTCTGTAACagcaagaaaactaaaaatctaaatattcatcaatagagataaaatggaatatacTGCAGTcactaaaaaataagacaattatcTAATTCAATGGGGGTAATATCACAATAAAGCTTATATGTAAGACCTAAAATACACAAACTTAACAAGAGTTAATGAAGAGGCTGCCTAGCAAATAAAGGGGAGGCCTGAACAGAgactctcatgctttctcttttatttctgtgttgtATAACTTTTATGTATTCACGCTTTCGTTATAATATAAgcaaacagctttttttttaaacggtGGTATTTTGGCAGATCGACTGAGTGTAAAAAACATGGCTTTTGTATCAGATATTGGTTTCAAAATGTAGGTGTTACTAACAAACTGTGACTGTGGGTAAACTTCATTAatttctctgaacctcaattttctcatcctgTAAGGCGGAGTTAATCATAATCTACTAAAAGGTGAAGATAAAGAAGTAAACGGTGGCTCTCAAGGGCACTGAAGCCTAGCTCCCGACCCATACTTTTCAGGACGACTGCTACTGGAGTGGAAGGGGCCAAAAGCTAGATGAGCTAGATGATCTGCAAACCCAGAAAGTTTAAGTTAAAGGCATGGGAGTGTGCGGTTCACCGGTACTTAGGCACATGAACCTCAAGGAGGGGTGGAACCCTGGGATCGTAACGCTAAGTGAGCTACAATAAGAGCCCACCCGTCACCAAATTCCGCTCCCCGCCCGTCTTCCTCGGAGAAAGCAGCTGCTCCGAGAGCCCCGAGAAGGGCGCGCACGCACCTGCTGCAGTGACCCGGAGACGCTGGAGGATGAGTCGGTGCTCCTCCGCTTCCGGCGCTCGCTGCGCTCCACGCTGCTCCCGCCCCAGCAGCTACCTCCACTCCCACCGCCAGTGACACTTCCACTGAAGCTGGTGTTCCCACAGCAGGTGACGCTCCCGCAGCCGCTGGTACTCCCACAGCCGCTGGTGCTTCCACTGCCGCTACTGGCCAGGGCGGGCACCAAGTCCGGCGCCGGGAGCGCCGCGGCCGCGTCCTGACCGCTTCGTTTGCGCCGCTTCTCCCGGGAAGACTTTTTCCCCGTCATGATCCCCCTGCTGCAACCATCGGACGAAAGCCCGCCGTCTCTGAAACTACCTAAAGCCCGCTGTGGCGGCGACTATGGGCGGTGAGCACTGGCGTCGCAGCTTGTGCGTCACTTCCGGCCTCGTCGCAGAGGCCGGGAGGGGTTCCTGGAGGGCGTGCCGGGCAGCAACTGCGCTTCCCAGCGAGAAGTGGAGGTTGGCTTAAATTTGCTGGACGACTAACAGGTTGTCTTGAGCATGAAGGTTTCTGTATCTTTCTGCAAAGGACAGAAGGTGGAGCTTTACCGTAGCACTGTGGCTTATTGATAcctcttttcagattttatccaATACACATACACAGTAAGTTATggtgtagtttttgttttgtcttccagTGTTTATTCGTGACACTAAAGTGTTGTAACAATAAGAAGAACTGGGGGAAAATCTCATTAACATCATCACCGGGGCACATTTTTTGAAGTGTATTTAAGGGAATTACACAGAAGTCGGGTTTTGTGCTTCcttgtttttccccattaacACTAGTTTTTAGGCATGTTTCCATTTCACTTCTAAAGACATTCGGCTCTAGTATTTCACCATATTCtttctcaatttatttaatacttgAATGCTGGCATTAGGCTGTTGCCAAACTGTTACATTTCACAATAATGCAGCTAtgaacagcttttaaaaaaattattcttttccttatGGCATTTTGTCCCCCCGAAACAAATTTAtgagctctctttctttcttcctaagatttcatttatttctttgagaaagtgagtgagcgagcacacgagcaggggtagagtaagagggagaagctccACGACGCAGGGGTtcatatcaggaccctgggatcatggcctgagctatgggcagatgcttaactgagtcatccaggtgcacTGCACATTATTTTTCTCGTCCTGGTTAACCAGATTTCCTTGAAGAAAGATGAAGCTAATATAAAATGTCACCCGTACACTgaaaccttaaaatttttttctggtgtATGATAATAGAGTTTTAACTcgttttaatttgattttaattcaagtataattaatgtacagtgtcatattagtttcagctgaATAATGTAATGATTCATCAATCTCCACATCTCCTACCTATCTCAGCCGTTCAACAACTatttaataaatgtgtaaaaCAAACCAGATGCATGGGTAATTACAGCCCTGTGAAAACCTCTGTTTCTACCCCCGGCTCCACCCTTAGTATTGCCTTCGAAGGTAAATGCTGAGACTGAGCATATTATGCTCTTGGATGTTTTGTATTGGCCTCATTAAGTATCACACCTGAAAGGATTGAAAGTATTATGTTCATAGAATAAGcacataaaattaataacatataatgtttgTAACCTTGTTATGGGGTGAATTGTGCCCCCCCCATTTATATATTAAAGTCCTAACCCCAAATATGCCTATACTTGGAGATAGAGCCTTTAAGAACATAATTAAAGTTAAACGAAGTC
This DNA window, taken from Lutra lutra chromosome 13, mLutLut1.2, whole genome shotgun sequence, encodes the following:
- the CAAP1 gene encoding caspase activity and apoptosis inhibitor 1 isoform X2 is translated as MTGKKSSREKRRKRSGQDAAAALPAPDLVPALASSGSGSTSGCGSTSGCGSVTCCGNTSFSGSVTGGGSGGSCWGGSSVERSERRKRRSTDSSSSVSGSLQQDTKYLLPTLEKELFLAEHSDLEEGGLDLTVSLKPVSFYISDKKEMLQQCFCIIGEKKLQKMLPDVLKNCSIEEIKKLCQEQLELLSEKKILKILEGDNGMDSDMEEEADDGAKMGSDLISQQDICVDTTSAVRENKQPEGLELKQGKGEDSDVLSINADAYDSDIEGPCNEEAAAPEVPENTVQSEAGQIDDLEKDIEKSVNEILGLAESSPKEPKAATVTVPPPEDVQPSAQQLELLELEMRARAIKALMKAGDIKKPA
- the CAAP1 gene encoding caspase activity and apoptosis inhibitor 1 isoform X1; amino-acid sequence: MTGKKSSREKRRKRSGQDAAAALPAPDLVPALASSGSGSTSGCGSTSGCGSVTCCGNTSFSGSVTGGGSGGSCWGGSSVERSERRKRRSTDSSSSVSGSLQQDTKYLLPTLEKELFLAEHSDLEEGGLDLTVSLKPVSFYISDKKEMLQQCFCIIGEKKLQKMLPDVLKNCSIEEIKKLCQEQLELLSEKKILKILEGDNGMDSDMEEEADDGAKMGSDLISQVTDGIVTLVHLRQDICVDTTSAVRENKQPEGLELKQGKGEDSDVLSINADAYDSDIEGPCNEEAAAPEVPENTVQSEAGQIDDLEKDIEKSVNEILGLAESSPKEPKAATVTVPPPEDVQPSAQQLELLELEMRARAIKALMKAGDIKKPA